The Apteryx mantelli isolate bAptMan1 chromosome Z, bAptMan1.hap1, whole genome shotgun sequence genome has a segment encoding these proteins:
- the NSA2 gene encoding ribosome biogenesis protein NSA2 homolog: MPQNEHIELHRKRHGRRLDYHERRRKKEGREAHERSRKAKKMIGLKAKLYHKQRHAEKIQMKKTIKMHEKRNTKEKNEEKTPKGAIPAYLLDREGQSRAKVLSNMIKQKRKEKAGKWEVPVPKVRAQGETEVLKVIRTGKRKKKAWKRMVTKVCFVGDGFTRKPPKYERFIRPMGLRFKKAHVTHPELKATFCLPILGVKKNPSSPLYTTLGVITKGTVIEVNVSELGLVTQGGKVIWGKYAQVTNNPENDGCINAVLLV, from the exons Atg CCGCAGAACGAGCACATCGAGCTGCACCGCAAGCGCCACGGGCGCCGCCTCGACTAccatgagaggaggaggaagaaggagggCCGCGAGGCTCACGAGCGGTCGAGGAAGGCCAAGAAAATGATAGGGCTGAAGGCCAAGCTCTACCATAAGCAGCGCCACGCTGAGAAGATACAAATGAAAAAGAC CATTAAAATGCATGAAAAGAGAAATACGAAGGAAAAGAATGAAGAGAAAACACCTAAAGGAGCCATACCAGCATACCTGTTGGACAGAGAGGGCCAGTCCCGAGCTAAAGTTCTCTCTAACATGatcaaacagaagagaaaagaaaaagct gGGAAATGGGAGGTTCCTGTGCCAAAAGTCCGTGCACAAGGAGAAACAGAAGTTTTAAAAGTGATCCgtacaggaaagagaaagaagaaggcctggaagagaatGGTTACAAAAGTTTGTTTTGTTGGAGATGGCTTTACTAGGAAACCTCCTAAATATGAACGATTCATTCGACCAATG GGCTTACGTTTCAAGAAGGCACATGTGACACATCCTGAACTTAAAGCTACTTTTTGCCTACCTATCCTTGGAGTAAAGAAGAATCCTTCTTCCCCTTTGTATACAACATTGGGTGTAATTACCAAAGGTACCGTCATTGAGGTGAACGTGAGTGAGCTTGGCCTCGTGACCCAAGGAGGCAAAGTAATCTGGG